The following are encoded in a window of Panicum virgatum strain AP13 chromosome 5N, P.virgatum_v5, whole genome shotgun sequence genomic DNA:
- the LOC120672205 gene encoding serine/threonine-protein phosphatase 6 regulatory subunit 3-like isoform X3 — protein sequence MFWRMTGLSGASPVDTILDKENFTLEELLDEDEIIQECKALNSRLINFLRDKAQVEQLLRYVVEEVPEDSEKKRSFKFPFIACEIFTCEIDVILRTLVEDEELMDLLFSFVKPDHPHSTLLSGYFSKVVICLMLRKTAPLMNYVQGHPEIVVQLVDLIGITSIMEVLIRLIGADENIYSNYGDAMQWLENTDVLEMIADKFSSSDSPEVHANAAEILCAVTRCAPPSLATKICSPSFVGRLFHHALEESRPKSVLVHSLSVCISLLDPKRLASASYQAFKSNLSHGALVTASPETVDGMLESLGNLLKLLDTSAENVLPTTYGYLRPPLGKHRLKIVEFISVLLTIGSETAEKELIRQSAIKRSIDLFFEYPYNNFLHHHVENIIVSCLEGKRTELIEHVLNECDIVGKILVAERLSSLSTESNGPTVPSEERAPPRIGNVGHMTRIANKLIQLRNSNSTIQAHLQENTEWVEWQTNVLVKRNEVENVYHWACGRPTSLHDRGRDSDDDDYRDRDYDVAALANNLSQAFRYGIYSNDYIEEAQGSLERDDEDVYFDDESAEVVISSLRLGDDQEGSSLFTNSNWFTFDGERGINDCLSSSVPSSSPNSEETSLETEEAEDGKVIGTEDEMETVCLGNGSTEEAKDVAECTEQPNCSMADEPLQNTEGIERHSDVLNGDTEVGIDEVASAAAESSAPSVEIVAEKMVDEPLVAERTLGELAVSSDLDNSVSETSPGVNGNEPADSEVSSEQVSHDTDVQQPVKEVASDDVDETKTDAVKASD from the exons atgttcTGGCGCATGACCGGCCTGTCCGGGGCCTCGCCC GTGGATACAATTCTGGACAAAGAAAATTTTACATTGGAAGAGCTTCTTGATGAGGATGAGATTATTCAGGAGTGCAAAGCACTGAATTCACGActcataaactt CTTACGTGACAAGGCCCAGGTGGAGCAGTTGCTTCGTTACGTTGTGGAAGAAGTTCCAGAGGACAGTGAAAAAAAGCGCTCATTCAA ATTCCCTTTTATTGCTTGTGAAATATTTACTTGTGAAATTGATGTCATTTTGAGGACCCTAGTCGAGGATGAAGAG CTAATGGATTTGCTTTTCTCATTTGTGAAACCTGATCACCCACATAGCACATTGTTATCTGGTTATTTTAGTAAG GTGGTAATATGTTTGATGCTGCGGAAGACTGCCCCACTTATGAATTATGTTCAG GGGCATCCAGAGATAGTTGTCCAGCTTGTTGACCTAATAGGCATCACATCAATAATGGAG GTGCTGATACGACTGATTGGTGCTGATGAGAACATATACTCAAACTatggtgatgcaatgcaatggttAGAAAATACAGATGTCCTTGAAATGATTGCTGATAAGTTTAGCTCATCA GATTCTCCTGAAGTGCATGCCAATGCTGCAGAAATTCTGTGTGCAGTGACACGATGTGCACCACCATCTCTTGCTACTAAGATATGCAGTCCAAG TTTTGTTGGAAGGTTGTTCCATCATGCTCTTGAAGAATCAAGGCCCAAGTCTGTTCTGGTTCATTCATTGTCTGTGTGCATATCTTTGCTGGATCCAAAAAGACTAGCATCAGCTTCTTATCAAGCATTCAAAAGCAACTTAAGTCATGGGGCATTGGTCACTGCCAGTCCAGAGACAGTTGATGGTATGCTTGAGAGTCTAG GCAACTTGCTGAAGTTATTGGACACTTCTGCTGAAAATGTATTGCCAACAACATATGGATATTTACGCCCACCTCTTGGAAAACATCGTCTGAAG ATTGTAGAGTTCATCTCTGTGCTGCTTACAATTGGTAGTGAAACTGCTGAAAAGGAGTTAATAAGGCAATCAGCAATAAAGCGCTCAATTGATTTGTTCTTTGA GTACCCTTATAATAACTTTTTGCACCATCATGTTGAAAATATAATTGTTTCTTGCCTGGAGGGTAAAAGAACTGAACTTATTGAGCATGTTCTTAATGAATGTGACATTGTTGGTAAAATTCTTGTTGCGGAAAGACTTTCTTCTTTGTCGACTGAGTCTAATGGG CCTACCGTACCCTCAGAAGAGAGAGCCCCTCCAAGAATTGGGAATGTTGGTCACATGACAAGAATAGCCAATAAGCTTATTCAGTTGAGAAATAGTAACAGCACAATACAGGCACACTTACAG GAAAATACTGAGTGGGTTGAATGGCAAACAAATGTGCTGGTCAAACGCAATGAAGTGGAGAATGTTTATCATTGGGCTTGTGG GCGCCCAACATCATTACATGATCGTGGTAGGGATAGTGATGACGACGACTACCGAGACAGGGATTACGATGTGGCTGCTCTTGCTAATAACTTGAGTCAGGCATTTCGTTATGGAATATACAGCAACGATTACATTGAAGAG GCACAAGGATCACTTGAACGAGATGATGAG GATGTGTATTTTGATGACGAATCAGCTGAGGTGGTAATATCTTCTCTGCGTCTGGGAGATGACCAGGAAGG CAGCTCCCTCTTCACAAATTCAAACTGGTTCACATTTGATGGAGAGAGAGGCATCAATGACTGTTTATCCAGTTCTGTTCCTTCATCATCACCCAATTCTGAGGAGACTTCCCTAGAGACCGAGGAAGCTGAGGATGGTAAAGTCATTGGCACTGAGGATGAAATGGAAACCGTGTGCCTTGGAAATGGCAGTACAGAGGAGGCAAAGGATGTAGCAGAATGTACTGAACAGCCAAATTGTAGTATGGCAGATGAGCCATTGCAAAATACAGAAGGTATTGAACGGCATTCAGATGTTTTGAATGGCGATACTGAAGTAGGTATAGATGAGGTTGCCTCCGCAGCGGCAGAATCTTCAGCCCCATCAGTTGAGATAGTGGCAGAGAAAATGGTGGATGAACCATTAGTGGCAGAGAGAACATTAGGTGAACTAGCAGTCTCGTCTGATTTGGACAATTCTGTTTCTGAAACTTCACCTGGTGTTAATGGAAATGAGCCAGCTGACTCTGAAGTATCTTCTGAACAAGTCAGCCATGACACTGATGTACAGCAACCAGTAAAGGAAGTTGCCAGCGACGATGTTGATGAAACAAAAACTGATGCAGTAAAAGCAAGCGACTGA
- the LOC120672205 gene encoding serine/threonine-protein phosphatase 6 regulatory subunit 3-like isoform X1 produces the protein MFWRMTGLSGASPVDTILDKENFTLEELLDEDEIIQECKALNSRLINFLRDKAQVEQLLRYVVEEVPEDSEKKRSFKFPFIACEIFTCEIDVILRTLVEDEELMDLLFSFVKPDHPHSTLLSGYFSKVVICLMLRKTAPLMNYVQGHPEIVVQLVDLIGITSIMEVLIRLIGADENIYSNYGDAMQWLENTDVLEMIADKFSSSVSYKSSIAHEHDSPEVHANAAEILCAVTRCAPPSLATKICSPSFVGRLFHHALEESRPKSVLVHSLSVCISLLDPKRLASASYQAFKSNLSHGALVTASPETVDGMLESLGNLLKLLDTSAENVLPTTYGYLRPPLGKHRLKIVEFISVLLTIGSETAEKELIRQSAIKRSIDLFFEYPYNNFLHHHVENIIVSCLEGKRTELIEHVLNECDIVGKILVAERLSSLSTESNGPTVPSEERAPPRIGNVGHMTRIANKLIQLRNSNSTIQAHLQENTEWVEWQTNVLVKRNEVENVYHWACGRPTSLHDRGRDSDDDDYRDRDYDVAALANNLSQAFRYGIYSNDYIEEAQGSLERDDEDVYFDDESAEVVISSLRLGDDQEGSSLFTNSNWFTFDGERGINDCLSSSVPSSSPNSEETSLETEEAEDGKVIGTEDEMETVCLGNGSTEEAKDVAECTEQPNCSMADEPLQNTEGIERHSDVLNGDTEVGIDEVASAAAESSAPSVEIVAEKMVDEPLVAERTLGELAVSSDLDNSVSETSPGVNGNEPADSEVSSEQVSHDTDVQQPVKEVASDDVDETKTDAVKASD, from the exons atgttcTGGCGCATGACCGGCCTGTCCGGGGCCTCGCCC GTGGATACAATTCTGGACAAAGAAAATTTTACATTGGAAGAGCTTCTTGATGAGGATGAGATTATTCAGGAGTGCAAAGCACTGAATTCACGActcataaactt CTTACGTGACAAGGCCCAGGTGGAGCAGTTGCTTCGTTACGTTGTGGAAGAAGTTCCAGAGGACAGTGAAAAAAAGCGCTCATTCAA ATTCCCTTTTATTGCTTGTGAAATATTTACTTGTGAAATTGATGTCATTTTGAGGACCCTAGTCGAGGATGAAGAG CTAATGGATTTGCTTTTCTCATTTGTGAAACCTGATCACCCACATAGCACATTGTTATCTGGTTATTTTAGTAAG GTGGTAATATGTTTGATGCTGCGGAAGACTGCCCCACTTATGAATTATGTTCAG GGGCATCCAGAGATAGTTGTCCAGCTTGTTGACCTAATAGGCATCACATCAATAATGGAG GTGCTGATACGACTGATTGGTGCTGATGAGAACATATACTCAAACTatggtgatgcaatgcaatggttAGAAAATACAGATGTCCTTGAAATGATTGCTGATAAGTTTAGCTCATCAGTAAGTTACAAAAGCTCTATTGCCCATGAACAT GATTCTCCTGAAGTGCATGCCAATGCTGCAGAAATTCTGTGTGCAGTGACACGATGTGCACCACCATCTCTTGCTACTAAGATATGCAGTCCAAG TTTTGTTGGAAGGTTGTTCCATCATGCTCTTGAAGAATCAAGGCCCAAGTCTGTTCTGGTTCATTCATTGTCTGTGTGCATATCTTTGCTGGATCCAAAAAGACTAGCATCAGCTTCTTATCAAGCATTCAAAAGCAACTTAAGTCATGGGGCATTGGTCACTGCCAGTCCAGAGACAGTTGATGGTATGCTTGAGAGTCTAG GCAACTTGCTGAAGTTATTGGACACTTCTGCTGAAAATGTATTGCCAACAACATATGGATATTTACGCCCACCTCTTGGAAAACATCGTCTGAAG ATTGTAGAGTTCATCTCTGTGCTGCTTACAATTGGTAGTGAAACTGCTGAAAAGGAGTTAATAAGGCAATCAGCAATAAAGCGCTCAATTGATTTGTTCTTTGA GTACCCTTATAATAACTTTTTGCACCATCATGTTGAAAATATAATTGTTTCTTGCCTGGAGGGTAAAAGAACTGAACTTATTGAGCATGTTCTTAATGAATGTGACATTGTTGGTAAAATTCTTGTTGCGGAAAGACTTTCTTCTTTGTCGACTGAGTCTAATGGG CCTACCGTACCCTCAGAAGAGAGAGCCCCTCCAAGAATTGGGAATGTTGGTCACATGACAAGAATAGCCAATAAGCTTATTCAGTTGAGAAATAGTAACAGCACAATACAGGCACACTTACAG GAAAATACTGAGTGGGTTGAATGGCAAACAAATGTGCTGGTCAAACGCAATGAAGTGGAGAATGTTTATCATTGGGCTTGTGG GCGCCCAACATCATTACATGATCGTGGTAGGGATAGTGATGACGACGACTACCGAGACAGGGATTACGATGTGGCTGCTCTTGCTAATAACTTGAGTCAGGCATTTCGTTATGGAATATACAGCAACGATTACATTGAAGAG GCACAAGGATCACTTGAACGAGATGATGAG GATGTGTATTTTGATGACGAATCAGCTGAGGTGGTAATATCTTCTCTGCGTCTGGGAGATGACCAGGAAGG CAGCTCCCTCTTCACAAATTCAAACTGGTTCACATTTGATGGAGAGAGAGGCATCAATGACTGTTTATCCAGTTCTGTTCCTTCATCATCACCCAATTCTGAGGAGACTTCCCTAGAGACCGAGGAAGCTGAGGATGGTAAAGTCATTGGCACTGAGGATGAAATGGAAACCGTGTGCCTTGGAAATGGCAGTACAGAGGAGGCAAAGGATGTAGCAGAATGTACTGAACAGCCAAATTGTAGTATGGCAGATGAGCCATTGCAAAATACAGAAGGTATTGAACGGCATTCAGATGTTTTGAATGGCGATACTGAAGTAGGTATAGATGAGGTTGCCTCCGCAGCGGCAGAATCTTCAGCCCCATCAGTTGAGATAGTGGCAGAGAAAATGGTGGATGAACCATTAGTGGCAGAGAGAACATTAGGTGAACTAGCAGTCTCGTCTGATTTGGACAATTCTGTTTCTGAAACTTCACCTGGTGTTAATGGAAATGAGCCAGCTGACTCTGAAGTATCTTCTGAACAAGTCAGCCATGACACTGATGTACAGCAACCAGTAAAGGAAGTTGCCAGCGACGATGTTGATGAAACAAAAACTGATGCAGTAAAAGCAAGCGACTGA
- the LOC120672205 gene encoding serine/threonine-protein phosphatase 6 regulatory subunit 3-like isoform X2, with the protein MFWRMTGLSGASPVDTILDKENFTLEELLDEDEIIQECKALNSRLINFLRDKAQVEQLLRYVVEEVPEDSEKKRSFKFPFIACEIFTCEIDVILRTLVEDEELMDLLFSFVKPDHPHSTLLSGYFSKVVICLMLRKTAPLMNYVQGHPEIVVQLVDLIGITSIMEVLIRLIGADENIYSNYGDAMQWLENTDVLEMIADKFSSSVSYKSSIAHEHDSPEVHANAAEILCAVTRCAPPSLATKICSPSFVGRLFHHALEESRPKSVLVHSLSVCISLLDPKRLASASYQAFKSNLSHGALVTASPETVDGMLESLGNLLKLLDTSAENVLPTTYGYLRPPLGKHRLKIVEFISVLLTIGSETAEKELIRQSAIKRSIDLFFEYPYNNFLHHHVENIIVSCLEGKRTELIEHVLNECDIVGKILVAERLSSLSTESNGPTVPSEERAPPRIGNVGHMTRIANKLIQLRNSNSTIQAHLQENTEWVEWQTNVLVKRNEVENVYHWACGRPTSLHDRGRDSDDDDYRDRDYDVAALANNLSQAFRYGIYSNDYIEEAQGSLERDDEDVYFDDESAEVVISSLRLGDDQEGSLFTNSNWFTFDGERGINDCLSSSVPSSSPNSEETSLETEEAEDGKVIGTEDEMETVCLGNGSTEEAKDVAECTEQPNCSMADEPLQNTEGIERHSDVLNGDTEVGIDEVASAAAESSAPSVEIVAEKMVDEPLVAERTLGELAVSSDLDNSVSETSPGVNGNEPADSEVSSEQVSHDTDVQQPVKEVASDDVDETKTDAVKASD; encoded by the exons atgttcTGGCGCATGACCGGCCTGTCCGGGGCCTCGCCC GTGGATACAATTCTGGACAAAGAAAATTTTACATTGGAAGAGCTTCTTGATGAGGATGAGATTATTCAGGAGTGCAAAGCACTGAATTCACGActcataaactt CTTACGTGACAAGGCCCAGGTGGAGCAGTTGCTTCGTTACGTTGTGGAAGAAGTTCCAGAGGACAGTGAAAAAAAGCGCTCATTCAA ATTCCCTTTTATTGCTTGTGAAATATTTACTTGTGAAATTGATGTCATTTTGAGGACCCTAGTCGAGGATGAAGAG CTAATGGATTTGCTTTTCTCATTTGTGAAACCTGATCACCCACATAGCACATTGTTATCTGGTTATTTTAGTAAG GTGGTAATATGTTTGATGCTGCGGAAGACTGCCCCACTTATGAATTATGTTCAG GGGCATCCAGAGATAGTTGTCCAGCTTGTTGACCTAATAGGCATCACATCAATAATGGAG GTGCTGATACGACTGATTGGTGCTGATGAGAACATATACTCAAACTatggtgatgcaatgcaatggttAGAAAATACAGATGTCCTTGAAATGATTGCTGATAAGTTTAGCTCATCAGTAAGTTACAAAAGCTCTATTGCCCATGAACAT GATTCTCCTGAAGTGCATGCCAATGCTGCAGAAATTCTGTGTGCAGTGACACGATGTGCACCACCATCTCTTGCTACTAAGATATGCAGTCCAAG TTTTGTTGGAAGGTTGTTCCATCATGCTCTTGAAGAATCAAGGCCCAAGTCTGTTCTGGTTCATTCATTGTCTGTGTGCATATCTTTGCTGGATCCAAAAAGACTAGCATCAGCTTCTTATCAAGCATTCAAAAGCAACTTAAGTCATGGGGCATTGGTCACTGCCAGTCCAGAGACAGTTGATGGTATGCTTGAGAGTCTAG GCAACTTGCTGAAGTTATTGGACACTTCTGCTGAAAATGTATTGCCAACAACATATGGATATTTACGCCCACCTCTTGGAAAACATCGTCTGAAG ATTGTAGAGTTCATCTCTGTGCTGCTTACAATTGGTAGTGAAACTGCTGAAAAGGAGTTAATAAGGCAATCAGCAATAAAGCGCTCAATTGATTTGTTCTTTGA GTACCCTTATAATAACTTTTTGCACCATCATGTTGAAAATATAATTGTTTCTTGCCTGGAGGGTAAAAGAACTGAACTTATTGAGCATGTTCTTAATGAATGTGACATTGTTGGTAAAATTCTTGTTGCGGAAAGACTTTCTTCTTTGTCGACTGAGTCTAATGGG CCTACCGTACCCTCAGAAGAGAGAGCCCCTCCAAGAATTGGGAATGTTGGTCACATGACAAGAATAGCCAATAAGCTTATTCAGTTGAGAAATAGTAACAGCACAATACAGGCACACTTACAG GAAAATACTGAGTGGGTTGAATGGCAAACAAATGTGCTGGTCAAACGCAATGAAGTGGAGAATGTTTATCATTGGGCTTGTGG GCGCCCAACATCATTACATGATCGTGGTAGGGATAGTGATGACGACGACTACCGAGACAGGGATTACGATGTGGCTGCTCTTGCTAATAACTTGAGTCAGGCATTTCGTTATGGAATATACAGCAACGATTACATTGAAGAG GCACAAGGATCACTTGAACGAGATGATGAG GATGTGTATTTTGATGACGAATCAGCTGAGGTGGTAATATCTTCTCTGCGTCTGGGAGATGACCAGGAAGG CTCCCTCTTCACAAATTCAAACTGGTTCACATTTGATGGAGAGAGAGGCATCAATGACTGTTTATCCAGTTCTGTTCCTTCATCATCACCCAATTCTGAGGAGACTTCCCTAGAGACCGAGGAAGCTGAGGATGGTAAAGTCATTGGCACTGAGGATGAAATGGAAACCGTGTGCCTTGGAAATGGCAGTACAGAGGAGGCAAAGGATGTAGCAGAATGTACTGAACAGCCAAATTGTAGTATGGCAGATGAGCCATTGCAAAATACAGAAGGTATTGAACGGCATTCAGATGTTTTGAATGGCGATACTGAAGTAGGTATAGATGAGGTTGCCTCCGCAGCGGCAGAATCTTCAGCCCCATCAGTTGAGATAGTGGCAGAGAAAATGGTGGATGAACCATTAGTGGCAGAGAGAACATTAGGTGAACTAGCAGTCTCGTCTGATTTGGACAATTCTGTTTCTGAAACTTCACCTGGTGTTAATGGAAATGAGCCAGCTGACTCTGAAGTATCTTCTGAACAAGTCAGCCATGACACTGATGTACAGCAACCAGTAAAGGAAGTTGCCAGCGACGATGTTGATGAAACAAAAACTGATGCAGTAAAAGCAAGCGACTGA
- the LOC120672205 gene encoding serine/threonine-protein phosphatase 6 regulatory subunit 2-like isoform X5, protein MFWRMTGLSGASPVDTILDKENFTLEELLDEDEIIQECKALNSRLINFLRDKAQVEQLLRYVVEEVPEDSEKKRSFKFPFIACEIFTCEIDVILRTLVEDEELMDLLFSFVKPDHPHSTLLSGYFSKVVICLMLRKTAPLMNYVQGHPEIVVQLVDLIGITSIMEVLIRLIGADENIYSNYGDAMQWLENTDVLEMIADKFSSSVSYKSSIAHEHDSPEVHANAAEILCAVTRCAPPSLATKICSPSFVGRLFHHALEESRPKSVLVHSLSVCISLLDPKRLASASYQAFKSNLSHGALVTASPETVDGMLESLGNLLKLLDTSAENVLPTTYGYLRPPLGKHRLKIVEFISVLLTIGSETAEKELIRQSAIKRSIDLFFEYPYNNFLHHHVENIIVSCLEGKRTELIEHVLNECDIVGKILVAERLSSLSTESNGPTVPSEERAPPRIGNVGHMTRIANKLIQLRNSNSTIQAHLQENTEWVEWQTNVLVKRNEVENVYHWACGRPTSLHDRGRDSDDDDYRDRDYDVAALANNLSQAFRYGIYSNDYIEEAQGSLERDDEAAAASCFSSPLAERSPGRSAAACRRMDAAADADCGKQRAGEVGEPRSGRAHALSIYRRTMNGVPASATKIGAKRSPGSENEHKGREQAGGRKELVGIGPLPQIGSRSSWRKSGSERCQDWECELIGQRISPLLEPIFLLFLPKTSF, encoded by the exons atgttcTGGCGCATGACCGGCCTGTCCGGGGCCTCGCCC GTGGATACAATTCTGGACAAAGAAAATTTTACATTGGAAGAGCTTCTTGATGAGGATGAGATTATTCAGGAGTGCAAAGCACTGAATTCACGActcataaactt CTTACGTGACAAGGCCCAGGTGGAGCAGTTGCTTCGTTACGTTGTGGAAGAAGTTCCAGAGGACAGTGAAAAAAAGCGCTCATTCAA ATTCCCTTTTATTGCTTGTGAAATATTTACTTGTGAAATTGATGTCATTTTGAGGACCCTAGTCGAGGATGAAGAG CTAATGGATTTGCTTTTCTCATTTGTGAAACCTGATCACCCACATAGCACATTGTTATCTGGTTATTTTAGTAAG GTGGTAATATGTTTGATGCTGCGGAAGACTGCCCCACTTATGAATTATGTTCAG GGGCATCCAGAGATAGTTGTCCAGCTTGTTGACCTAATAGGCATCACATCAATAATGGAG GTGCTGATACGACTGATTGGTGCTGATGAGAACATATACTCAAACTatggtgatgcaatgcaatggttAGAAAATACAGATGTCCTTGAAATGATTGCTGATAAGTTTAGCTCATCAGTAAGTTACAAAAGCTCTATTGCCCATGAACAT GATTCTCCTGAAGTGCATGCCAATGCTGCAGAAATTCTGTGTGCAGTGACACGATGTGCACCACCATCTCTTGCTACTAAGATATGCAGTCCAAG TTTTGTTGGAAGGTTGTTCCATCATGCTCTTGAAGAATCAAGGCCCAAGTCTGTTCTGGTTCATTCATTGTCTGTGTGCATATCTTTGCTGGATCCAAAAAGACTAGCATCAGCTTCTTATCAAGCATTCAAAAGCAACTTAAGTCATGGGGCATTGGTCACTGCCAGTCCAGAGACAGTTGATGGTATGCTTGAGAGTCTAG GCAACTTGCTGAAGTTATTGGACACTTCTGCTGAAAATGTATTGCCAACAACATATGGATATTTACGCCCACCTCTTGGAAAACATCGTCTGAAG ATTGTAGAGTTCATCTCTGTGCTGCTTACAATTGGTAGTGAAACTGCTGAAAAGGAGTTAATAAGGCAATCAGCAATAAAGCGCTCAATTGATTTGTTCTTTGA GTACCCTTATAATAACTTTTTGCACCATCATGTTGAAAATATAATTGTTTCTTGCCTGGAGGGTAAAAGAACTGAACTTATTGAGCATGTTCTTAATGAATGTGACATTGTTGGTAAAATTCTTGTTGCGGAAAGACTTTCTTCTTTGTCGACTGAGTCTAATGGG CCTACCGTACCCTCAGAAGAGAGAGCCCCTCCAAGAATTGGGAATGTTGGTCACATGACAAGAATAGCCAATAAGCTTATTCAGTTGAGAAATAGTAACAGCACAATACAGGCACACTTACAG GAAAATACTGAGTGGGTTGAATGGCAAACAAATGTGCTGGTCAAACGCAATGAAGTGGAGAATGTTTATCATTGGGCTTGTGG GCGCCCAACATCATTACATGATCGTGGTAGGGATAGTGATGACGACGACTACCGAGACAGGGATTACGATGTGGCTGCTCTTGCTAATAACTTGAGTCAGGCATTTCGTTATGGAATATACAGCAACGATTACATTGAAGAG GCACAAGGATCACTTGAACGAGATGATGAG GCGGCAGCAGCATCTTGTTTCTCGTCACCCCTCGCGGAGAGGTCGCCAGGCAGGAGTGCAGCTGCCTGCAGAAGGATGGATGCAGCCGCCGATGCCGACTGCGGCAAGCAAAGAGCCGGAGAGGTCGGAGAGCCGAGGTCCGGCAGGGCGCATGCCTTGTCCATCTACAGAAGGACGATGAATGGGGTGCCGGCGTCGGCTACGAAGATCGGAGCGAAGAGGTCGCCGGGCTCGGAAAACGAGCACAAGGGACGTGAACAAGCCGGAGGAAGAAAAGAATTGGTGGGCATTGGCCCACTTCCGCAGATTGGGAGCAGGAGCAGTTGGCGTAAATCTGGCTCGGAGCGATGCCAGGATTGGGAGTGCGAATTAATTGGGCAGCGGATTAGCCCTCTGTTGGAGCCGATCTTTTTATTGTTTCTACCCAAAACTAGTTTTTAG